The following are encoded together in the Myxococcus guangdongensis genome:
- a CDS encoding caspase family protein — protein sequence MKRGHHPILAQLCVVLLLCTAPRSAAQAENPASSEPSPVRRALVVAYNGSDAPGMPPLRYADDDGVRWAETLRRLGVDVVLLTVPDAETAQAERERLADARLPTLTVLDETVDQLARRNAVDRAAGRTVDFLFVYVGHGRTGESGRAYLTLADGQLDQEGLYSRVVEKLDADYVHLLVDACHAAGVVGSRGGDPLVLRRLRRALEQEQLAGHPRVGAIFAESTEGETHEWSRIRAGVFSHAARSALLGGADVNGDGRVEYSELDAFVAAAIRGVKSPQARLAVRTFPPALSPSRALVGPAPDGPRLDLPPAPRGARISVEDTSGVRLVDAHQAAGEPLTLALPERAAYWLRTPGGEARVRRSDLGSGELPSVAPPEVASRGAAEESLLQGLFALPFGRDFYEGYVASTGVPAVDFSNPLSPGEPSGVPRALGLEVGLTLGAPSLGGRGVARGLALSWRVPGPGPVRVGARATYALAPDAWVDDATLQRMSVLAMAGLGGRGTLAPFAEVGAGWLMTVVDRPGRREGDALGLSARAAAGLRWKTGDFALRGTLGLDWDSVRVDGQRRGQWMPGVELGLER from the coding sequence TTGAAACGGGGGCACCACCCCATCCTCGCGCAACTGTGCGTCGTGCTGCTCCTGTGCACGGCGCCCCGGAGCGCCGCCCAGGCCGAGAATCCGGCCTCATCGGAGCCATCCCCCGTGCGGCGCGCGCTGGTCGTCGCGTACAACGGAAGCGACGCGCCAGGCATGCCGCCGCTGCGCTACGCGGATGACGACGGCGTGCGCTGGGCCGAGACGCTGCGTCGACTCGGCGTGGACGTGGTCCTGCTCACCGTCCCCGATGCCGAGACCGCCCAGGCCGAGCGCGAGCGACTCGCCGACGCTCGCCTCCCCACGCTCACGGTGCTCGATGAGACCGTGGACCAGCTCGCGCGTCGCAACGCCGTGGACCGCGCCGCCGGGCGCACCGTGGACTTCCTCTTCGTCTACGTGGGCCATGGACGCACCGGTGAGTCGGGCCGCGCCTACCTCACGCTCGCCGACGGGCAGCTCGACCAGGAGGGCCTCTACTCGCGCGTGGTGGAGAAGCTCGACGCGGACTACGTGCACCTGCTCGTCGACGCGTGTCACGCGGCGGGCGTCGTCGGCAGTCGCGGTGGAGACCCGCTCGTGCTGCGCAGGCTTCGACGCGCGTTGGAACAGGAACAACTCGCCGGCCACCCCCGCGTGGGCGCCATCTTCGCGGAGAGCACCGAAGGCGAGACACACGAGTGGTCCCGCATCCGCGCGGGTGTCTTCAGTCACGCGGCGCGCTCCGCGCTGCTCGGCGGCGCGGACGTCAACGGGGATGGCCGCGTCGAGTACAGCGAGCTGGACGCCTTCGTCGCCGCCGCCATCCGCGGCGTGAAGTCCCCTCAAGCCCGGCTCGCCGTGCGCACCTTCCCTCCCGCCCTCAGCCCCTCACGAGCCCTCGTCGGCCCCGCCCCGGACGGCCCTCGCCTGGACCTCCCCCCTGCCCCCCGAGGCGCGCGCATCTCCGTGGAGGACACCTCGGGCGTGCGGCTCGTGGACGCACACCAGGCCGCCGGAGAGCCCCTGACCCTCGCGTTGCCGGAGCGCGCGGCGTACTGGCTGCGCACGCCCGGCGGCGAGGCGCGTGTCCGTCGCTCGGACCTCGGGTCCGGAGAGCTCCCGTCCGTCGCCCCACCCGAGGTCGCCTCTCGCGGCGCCGCCGAGGAGAGCCTGCTCCAGGGTCTCTTCGCCCTGCCCTTCGGCCGCGACTTCTACGAGGGCTATGTCGCCTCCACCGGAGTGCCCGCCGTCGACTTCTCCAACCCCCTCTCCCCAGGCGAACCCTCCGGCGTCCCGCGCGCACTGGGCCTCGAAGTGGGGCTCACGCTGGGCGCGCCGTCCCTGGGAGGACGCGGTGTCGCGCGCGGACTCGCCCTGTCCTGGCGCGTCCCCGGTCCCGGCCCCGTCCGGGTCGGCGCGCGCGCCACCTACGCGCTGGCACCCGACGCCTGGGTGGACGACGCCACGCTCCAGCGCATGTCCGTGCTCGCGATGGCGGGCCTGGGCGGCCGAGGCACCCTGGCCCCCTTCGCCGAGGTGGGCGCGGGCTGGCTGATGACCGTGGTGGACCGACCGGGCCGCCGAGAAGGTGACGCCCTGGGCCTGTCCGCGCGCGCCGCCGCGGGCCTCCGATGGAAGACGGGCGACTTCGCGCTGAGGGGCACGCTGGGGCTGGATTGGGACTCGGTCCGCGTGGACGGACAACGGCGGGGACAGTGGATGCCCGGCGTCGAGCTGGGCCTGGAGCGCTGA
- a CDS encoding fatty acid desaturase, translating to MDTSDTRWGEARWDMGKLARWSVLHVAALLGGARYLEWSAVAVWAGLTGVTMCLGVSVGIHRGLIHRAFRAPLAVERALGLLGTLAGLGGVIAMSRMHHLRDFHQNQPEADCPEYFGYRDGFVSAMSHALFRTWHPEGPTASAPVEPAVADDAFFLALERWGLWLQVPLALGLYALGGPAWVVWGVFVRLALTQDGFWFVHYVSHVEGEQPYELPGCAEQGRNAGWLAFVSMGESWHNNHHAWPRSARMGLGWRQPDPGWWMVRGLAALGLLHDIKTPANLPPRPGVKERPAPPRGQGPCPRGAHGVAL from the coding sequence ATGGACACGAGCGACACACGGTGGGGCGAGGCGCGGTGGGACATGGGGAAGCTCGCCCGGTGGAGCGTCCTCCACGTGGCGGCGCTGCTCGGCGGCGCGCGGTACCTCGAGTGGAGCGCCGTGGCGGTGTGGGCCGGCCTCACGGGCGTGACGATGTGCCTGGGCGTCTCGGTGGGCATCCACCGGGGCCTCATCCACCGGGCCTTCCGCGCCCCGCTCGCGGTGGAGCGCGCGCTCGGACTGCTCGGCACCCTGGCGGGACTGGGCGGCGTCATCGCCATGAGCCGCATGCACCACCTGCGCGACTTCCACCAGAACCAGCCGGAGGCGGACTGCCCGGAGTACTTCGGCTACCGCGACGGCTTCGTGAGCGCCATGAGCCACGCCCTCTTCCGCACGTGGCATCCGGAGGGCCCCACCGCCTCGGCCCCGGTGGAGCCCGCGGTGGCGGACGATGCCTTCTTCCTCGCGTTGGAGCGCTGGGGCCTGTGGCTCCAGGTGCCGCTGGCGCTCGGGCTGTACGCGCTCGGCGGCCCCGCGTGGGTGGTGTGGGGCGTGTTCGTCCGGCTGGCGCTCACGCAGGACGGCTTCTGGTTCGTCCACTACGTGAGCCACGTCGAGGGCGAGCAACCCTACGAGCTGCCCGGCTGCGCGGAGCAGGGCCGCAACGCGGGCTGGCTCGCCTTCGTCAGCATGGGTGAGTCGTGGCACAACAACCACCATGCGTGGCCGCGCTCGGCGCGGATGGGCCTCGGCTGGCGCCAGCCGGACCCGGGATGGTGGATGGTGCGAGGGCTCGCCGCGCTGGGACTGCTGCACGACATCAAGACGCCCGCGAACCTCCCGCCGCGCCCCGGTGTGAAGGAGCGCCCCGCGCCCCCACGCGGCCAGGGCCCCTGCCCCCGAGGCGCGCACGGCGTCGCGCTGTAG
- a CDS encoding DUF3575 domain-containing protein, with protein sequence MRVMPWLCLMLLSSAGAQANPSSPVSTDAVPRKTVVGLAVNPTDWGQVVLEGERVVGPRVSVGLGLHVGVRVSNGSRDLEMAEQRLETRDSFFELGVVPRARFFLSGAAPEGLWVSPQVEAIHQWRKYAQFVVEEQRSESRIRSLQFGGAVLVGYTAILGQGLAVQAGVGVGARHSSDRYESRQPVLPNGEENTSTKGRSWTFDERLQVSLGWAF encoded by the coding sequence ATGAGAGTCATGCCGTGGCTGTGTCTGATGTTGCTGTCGTCCGCCGGCGCCCAGGCCAACCCGTCGAGCCCCGTGTCGACCGATGCCGTGCCTCGCAAGACGGTGGTGGGGCTGGCCGTCAATCCCACGGATTGGGGGCAGGTGGTGCTGGAGGGAGAGCGGGTCGTGGGTCCGCGGGTCAGCGTGGGATTGGGGTTGCATGTCGGCGTCCGGGTCTCGAATGGCAGCCGGGACCTGGAGATGGCGGAGCAACGACTGGAGACGCGAGACTCCTTCTTCGAGTTGGGCGTCGTGCCGCGCGCCCGGTTCTTCCTGTCCGGGGCGGCGCCCGAGGGGCTCTGGGTGTCACCGCAGGTGGAGGCCATCCATCAGTGGCGGAAGTACGCGCAGTTCGTCGTCGAGGAGCAGCGCAGTGAGAGTCGCATCCGCTCCCTGCAGTTCGGGGGCGCGGTCCTGGTGGGCTACACCGCCATCCTGGGCCAGGGGCTCGCGGTGCAGGCGGGCGTCGGCGTGGGTGCCCGCCATTCCTCGGACCGGTATGAGAGCCGTCAGCCGGTGCTGCCGAATGGCGAGGAGAACACCTCCACGAAGGGGCGGAGCTGGACCTTCGATGAGCGACTTCAAGTGTCCCTGGGCTGGGCCTTCTGA